Genomic window (Jeotgalibacillus haloalkalitolerans):
ATGACCGGATCAGAATCACAGACCTTCATCAGGGGATCGTGTGGGGAACCAACACAGAAGAAACGAACCTTGATGATCGTCTGATTAACCGATTCGACTATGATGGAGATTATGGAACGGTGCTGAATCGCTTTCTGATGCAGGCTGCACTCGGTTACCCGATTACCGTTCATGGCACAGGCGGTCAGACGCGCGCGTTTATTCATATCCAGGATACTGTCCGCTGCATTCAGCTTGCAGTGGAGAATCCGCCTGAAAAAGAGGATCGCGTCATGATTTTTAATCAGATGACTGAGACGCACAGGGTTGAGGATCTTGCGAAAATGGTGAGTGAGCTGACCGGTGGAGAGATCGCCTATGTGTCTAACCCGCGTAATGAGGCAGCTGAAAATGAGCTGCATGTGAAAAACGATTTATTTCTTTCAAAAGGACTTAATCCGATTACGTTGAATAGAGGACTTCTTGAAGAAGTGACGGAAGTAGCAAGACGATATGCATACAGAGCTGACCTGTCTAAAATCCCGGCCCGCAGCGTCTGGACGAAGAATCAGCAGGCAGGTGTTCCGGAAAAGCGCGAAACCGTTACAGATCAAACCTGATAGCAGGAGGCTTTTATGAGAATTGCAATGATCACAGAAACATTTCTCCCATCCACAGATGGCGTGGTGACCAGGCTGTGCGCCTCGATCCGCTGGCTGCGAAGTGAAGGCCATGAAGTGATGGTCATCGCACCGGACCACGGGATTAAGGAATACGAAGGGGCGATTGTAGCAGGCATTCCAGCATACAATTTCTTCTTATATAAAGAGGACAGAAAGTTTTCCTTTTACTCTAAAAAAGTAAAAAAATATCTGAAAACATTTAACCCGGATATTGTGCACGCCGTCAATCCATCTTTTCTTGGAGTGACGGGTATTTACTATGCAAAAAGGCTGAAGCTGCCGCTGATGGCTTCCTACCATACACATGTACCGAAATATGCCGATTACTATAACTTCTCCTACCTGAAGCCCGCGATGTGGACCTATTTTAAAACATTGCATAACCGGGCAAGTCTGAACCTCTGTACATCCAATACCGTACTTGGCGAGCTGAGGGAAAAAGGTTTTCGTAATGTTCATCTATGGAAAAGAGGCGTGGACACCAAGCAGTTTCACCCCGGGTTTTACAGTGAAGAGATGAGGGAGCGGCTGACAGGTGGTAAGACGGATAAAACACTTCTGATCTTTGTCAGCAGACTGGCTGCTGAAAAAGAAATTGAGCGGGTAAAGCCGCTTCTGACACAGTCTGATGATTACTGTCTGGCAATCGTCGGTGATGGACCGAACAGAGAAACACTTGAAAAAGAATTTGCCGGCACAAACACCATTTTTACAGGCTTTATGCATGGAGAGGAGCTGGCTCAGGCATATGCTTCATCAGATGTGTTTGTCTTTCCTTCAACGACGGAAACGTTAGGCCTTGTCCTCATGGAAGCAATGGCTTCAGGACTGCCTGTTTTAGCTGCTAAAAGCGGTCCGACTGCAGAGCAGGTGGCAGATGGGGAAACCGGTGTGCTCTTTGATCCGGCAGATCCCGCTCACATACTGAGAGCAGCCGCTCAGCTGAAAATAAAAGAAGTCCGTGCTAAAATGGGGCAGCGTGCACATGAGGAAATTCAGTCAGTCGGCTGGGATGAATCTGCCGCGCAGCTGATGGATTACTATTATGAAACGCTCTCAGTGCACAAAGAAAGCAGTAAGAAATAAGGTGTAAATATGAAAAGACGTGGCGTTAAACAGTTTTATTCCTATAGTGTGATCGGGATTACATGCGCGCTGCTTGATATCGGAGTATTAAATGGACTCCTGCTTTTATATCCAACACATGATCCCGGGCTTTTGACCGTCTATAATACACTGGCTTATACCGCCGCTGTGTTAAACAGTTATATATGGAACTCACGTTATACATTTAACGTGAACAAAAATAAAAAGCAGTTTGCAGGATTTATCACGCAGGCGATCATCAGTCTGTTTATTGCAAATGGCGTTTTTATCGGGGGGCTGTGGGTGATTGAGCAGCCTGATCTTCTTCCGCAGTGGCTGGAGACGAATACCGCGAAGGGATTATCGATGCTATTGTCCTCACTGTCGAGCTTCTTTTTTATGAAGTGGTTTGTGTTTAGGAAGTAATATAAAAAGAGGGTGGAACATGTTCAATGTGTTCCATCCTCTTAGTCGTTTCGCTGTGCTTCAGGCGGACGCTTTCCGGACGGAGGTTGCTGAGCCTCCTCAGACTTCGTCTTCCGGGGTCTCAGCTTCCCTCTAATCGTCCCGGAGTCGCCGCCTTACGCTCCGCTGCACTAAGGTTGTTATATAAATTATGTTTTACATAACAAAACCAATTGCTTTGTCACACGATCTTTTTATCATCAGTTATTAAAAAACTTCTCCGTAAAAAACGGCTGGTTTTCTGTATTGAAATCGACGCCGACACCAAGGTAACCATAGTCAGGCTTCAGGATATTCTCGCGGTGACCGAGTGAATTCATCAGACCTTCATGCGCAAAGATCGCGCTGTATTGACCGTAAGCAAGATTTTCCCCGGCTACTGTGTATTGAATGCCATCAGCATCCATCCGGTCAAATGGTGATTCTCCATCAAGGTTATCATGCGAGAAAAACCGGTTCTCTGCCATATCCGCACTATGCTTACGGGCGGTCTCACTGATCGCTTCATCCCACTCGAGTGTATTCAATCCATGCACCACTCTGGCAGCGTTTGTTACATCAAACAGCTGATATTTAAATCCTTCTTCAAGCTCAGCAGAAGGTTCAGCATACAGGGCGTCCCGCTGATCTTCGAGTTCTTCTGAAACAACCTGCAGTGCAGTCACTGTATTATTTTCATGCTGATCATAAAAGACAGTGATATAAGCGCCGTCAAAAGAAAATAAGTCATATTCGCCGTCATCCTGGAGCTCGTATCGTACAAATCCTTTTTGGATAGAAGAAAGCGGCTCACCTAGCTCAGCTCTTACTTCATCACGTGTACTGCCCATTTCAAGCGGAAGTGAGGAAGAAATCAGATCCTGGTTTGTAAATAAACCATTCACATTATTTTCTTCATTATAAGAAACCATAAAAAAGTTTTGGTATTGTTCATGATAAGCATGCCAGTTCACGCCAAACTCATTCATAGAACTGCGGCTTGCCTGACCTGCAGCGGCTTCGACATCAGATTTGGCTTGTCCAAGCTCAATATTATGGACGGCAAACAGTTCTTCAGAAGGGACAGAGAGTTCCGGACGCTCCACTGCGATTGTTTCATTTTCAGTGGAGAGCTCCGGTGCGTCCTGTATGATCTCATCTATCTCTATAATAAAATCAGTCATTGATTCCAATAAAGATTCCCAGGCATTTTGTATGCCTCCGCCTTCAAAAGCAGCGGATGCGCGGTCTGACAGATCACTTACAGCAGACAGATTCACCGATTCCGGGATCTGATCTTCCCACATCGGTTTTGAGAGAAACAGACCAAGGACGATGACAATCAATAGAAGTAGTTTTCTCAAAGTGTATTTCCCCCTATCTGTGCTTTATTTTACATGATCGAAAGGTGCAGGCGAAAGTGGGAAGGAACCCAAACCTGCAGAACTGATGTCAATAGTATGAACGCGTTGTAAGGTATTAATTAGTACCCTTTTAAAAAGAAGGGCAAACAAAAAGCCGCGTACAGATACGCGGCAGCAGCTCACCTTACAGCTCCGGGATGAATGGAAGCGTTTTTGAATATGATATACACAAATGCAGCAAGTACAATGGCAGTGACAGGGAAGGCCCAGTAGTTCAAGTCAAACATGACTGGCGCTCCGATCCGGACATCCGAAATAAAGAATTCAATCACCGGTGTACGCAACGGTTCAATCAGCAGCGTAATGACAAGAACAGCCAGCAGTCCAAGTCCGCCGACAAGACCGAACCGGTGGAAGGCAGCAGCAAGGAAGAAGCCGAAATTAAAAACCATAAAGCAGAACAAAGTGAGCAGCCCAAACTCTGCGAACCAGCTGAATTCACCTGTAATGGCTTCAGAGATATGCATAAATTGAACATTATTCCATACAGTGGCGACCAGGTTGGTATACGTAAACGTTACTGCAATGCTGATGGCAGCCATGATCACGGCAAGCAGCGCACTGAATGTAAAAGCTGAGAGCATATATTGCTGACGTGAAGAACCAAGTCTGATCGTGTAAGAGAATGTTTCTTTAATTAAAATGAAACCTGAGATGCCGGAGTAAATGAAAATCGCTATGGCAACTGAGATAATCACACTGCCGTTTGTATAGGTTGAAAGAACAGTGAGCGGAATCAGTGAAAAAGTGAAAATCGCCCAGAAAATCAAGACAGAAAACCGGTAATCGATCAGGAAAAACCTGACGAGAGCAGACAGCTGATTAAACATACATTTTCTCCTCCTTCTCAGTTAAATGAACCATTAGCTCCTGGATCGAACAGCGTTCTGTCGATAAGCCCATTGTCTTTGCACGGGCAGGATCGAGATCATCCCCGAAAATCAGTACACTTTTCTGACCCATAATTTCAGCGGAATGAAGGATCTGCTTTCCTTCAGTAAAGCGGTCGACCTGGGCTGCCGGTCCGCTGACCTGTAAGCTTTTCGCCATCAGCGCTTCCGCAGGCTCATGCGTCAGCAATTCACCATCTTTTAACAGCACAATTTCTTCAAAGAGGTTGCTTACTTCATCAATTAAATGAGTGGAAATAATAAAGGTTCTGGGATGGGACTCATATTCTTCAAGCAGAATATCATAAAATTTATAGCGCGCGCTCGCATCCATGCCGATATAGGGTTCATCAAAAATTGTAATGGCAGTGTGACTTGCAAGCCCGATAATAATGCTTAGTGCTGACTCCATCCCTTTAGATAAACCTTTTGCATTTTGAGAAGGAGAGAGGTTGAATGTTTTCAATAAGCGATCAGCCGTTCCCTGAGACCAGTTTGGATAAAACCGGCTCGCTGTTCTCAGTACTTCACGGATTTTCAGCTTGCGTTTAAAATTATTTGCTTCGCTGATCAGACAGATATGCTGCAGCGCGTTTCGATTATTAAAAGGTTTTTCACCATTGATCAGCACCTGACCGCCTGAAGGCTTGATATGACCTGCCATCATCTGCAAAAGCGTCGTTTTTCCCGCCCCGTTCCTGCCGAGCAGTCCGATAATCTTTTCAGGTTCAATCGTCAGGTTAAAAGGTTTTAACGCCTGCTTCCTGCCATAATGCTTCTCTAATTGCTGCACCTCAATTTTCATTTCGGGTCACCCTTTCGAAGTAGTGTATTCAGCTCACTCTCACTAATCCCCAGCTTTTCTGCCTCTGTTTTCAAAGGAACGATATAATCATGATAAAAACGATCCTTCCGTTTAGATAAGATAATCTCCCTTGCCTGATCTCCGACAAACATACCGATGCCTCTTTTCTTAAAAAGAATTTCCTGCTCTACAAGCTGGTTAATGCCTTTAGCTGCAGTAGCCGGGTTGATCTGATAAAACTTTGCGAATTCATTAGTGGAAGGAACACGATCTCCGATGCTGTAAGACCCTTCAAGGATGCCTGACTCAATCGTTTCGGCGATCTGCTGGAAAATCGGAACGTCTTCTCTCAGTTTATAGTCCATATTACCGCCCGCCTCATTGGTTAGTTACTTATGTAATTAACCATAAAACTAAATGACGTATTAGTCAATAGGTTTTGGAAATATTTTTTAGTAGGGGGGGGTTCGTAGAAAAATCGCTGTTGTTCGGAGAATGGAAGGTGATGTTCGTAGAAAAGTATGCGTGGTTCAAAGAATAGAAGAGGATGTTCAAAGAAAAAACTGTATGGTTCGTAGAAAAGTGTAATTAGACCTATACCAAAAACCACAACAAATTAAAAACCGCACCCCTTAAAGGATGCGGTCATCAGCTTATTTTGCTTCTTCAAATGCAGGGTCGTGAAATGGATGAGCGACCCAGCCTTCTTTTTCGATGAAGAGGCGTACGGCCACGACTTCGCGCTCATCTGTCAGCGTAAAGAAGTGAGGGGTGTTCACCGGTACGGAAATCACATCACCAGGTGCAAGATTTACATCAAAGTAGCCTTTTTCTTCGCTTTTGATAATGAAAATACCTGATCCGGCAGTGATGGCACGCACTTCGTCTTCTGTGTGCGTATGTACCTGCTCGAACTTTTTCAGGAGATCCTCAAGACCCGGTGTCTGCTCATTCAGTGAGATCACATCCCAGTTATGATAACCGCGTCGCTCAGCCAGTGCGCGGATCTCCCCGTCAAATACGGATAGAACAGTTTCTTTATCTTCATCAGACAGCCCCGTCACACCCTGAAGTGCTTCCGGAAGCTTTGCAGTATCCCACTTTTCATATAACACACCCTGGTCAGACAGGAATGCCTGTACCTGTTCTTCACCTTTGATAACTTCCTGTGTATCTCTGATTGTAATTGTCGCCATTATGATCTTCCTCCCTGAGTTTGTAGTCGTAATGCGAGATGTGTCTCAAATAGAAATTCAAATGCTTCAAGATGCTTTTTTGCTTCAAAAGCATTCCGCCCCCAGACGGTAATGCCGTGATTGCGGATTAGCACACCAAAAATATTTTCCTCAATCCGTTCTGCTAAAAGGTTTGCGAGATCCGGAATATGTGCCGGGTTTTCTATAATCGGCACCCGTAATACAGCGTCTTCCTCCCACAGGTTAAAAGCTTTAATGAGCTCCTGGTGCTGAAAAGTGATTTCACCTTTTTCAGCGTATAGCTCAGAAATCACATTGTTGCTGACCGTATGGATGTGGAGGGAGCAGCCTGCGTCTGTCAGTTCGTACACTTTTTGATGTAAAAGCGTCTCAGCAGAAGGCTTCAATCCGGTCTGTTCAACCGGCTGGCTGTGCTGATCCACTAACAGAAAGTCTTCATCTGTCCGCTGGTACTTATCCTTGCCGCTTGCTGTTACCAGAAATTCAAGCGGGTCATCGGATACTTTGATCGACAGGTTGCCGCTTGTACCAGGGAACCAGTTTCTTGCACCAAGAGCATCTTTTACATCGGCAAGCTCCTGCCAGCGGTTCTTAAGATCAAGTGTTTTCAACGGTGCACAACCTCCTTTGACTGTTCAAGATAGGTAACAACTTCATCAAAATGAGTAAAACGCTTGTATGGAAGATTCAGCTCCCTGCATTTTTCCTCAAGGTAATCGCCACAGACAAACACCAGGTCAGCGAGCTTTGCAGCTTCAAGATCTGTAACAGAATCGCCGATGACGATTTTCTGTACAGGCTCATCTGTAAGCTCCCTGATGATACTTGGTTTACAGCAGCCGCAATCATTTGAACAGTGCTTATCACAAGTGTGCGGCCAGGTGATTTGAATTGTATTTCCTGAAAAATCACTGCCGTTACAGTAAAGCTGATTTTCAAGGTTGTAAGGCTTTAGCATGGGCTTTACGAAAAAATCGATGCCGCCGCTGACGATATTCAGCGGGACATTTTCTTTTCTTGTATAGCTGACAAAATCACCAAAGCCATCACGGATTTCAGCCGTTTCGACAACATACTGAATGATCTCTTCTTTTAGAGAAGAAGGGAGGGTTGCGAACATTTTCCCTACGCCCTCGCGGATTGATATTTCCCGGGAAAGAATTTGATCTTTAATCGGCTCCCAGCCCGGGGGATCAAAGTGCTGCATAATTGAAATGATGTTGTCGGATTTTGTGATGGTGCCATCAAAATCACAAAAGATTACGCTTGGCATGCGCTCACCCCCATAATGCAAGTGCCTTCTCAAGCTCTGCTGACTTTGCGGCAGCATCTTCCAGCGTACCGCCTGCCTGAACTTCAGCAATCGCATCACGGAAAGCTTTTGCACCGGCTGCCGCGCCTCCAGGGTGACCGTGAATACCGCCGCCGGCATTGATAATTGAGTCTTTTCCAAAGTCCTCAATCAGCTGTGGAACCAGTCCTGGATGAATACCGGCTGATGGCACAGGGAATGCGCGTTTCAGGCGGCTGTCAGATGTAAGTGCATCCCTGATCGCAAATGTTTCGCTTTTTTCCATCGCCACACTGCCATATGGAGAAGGGAACAGCACGAAGTCTGCACCTGCAAGACGAAGCAGTTTGCCAAGCAATACCTGATTTGAAATGCCGTACAGCGGTGAAGCTGTAAATGCACCGGATACAGCAGGGTGAGCCATAATCGGTACATCAATATATGGATCTTCAGCAAGACTCTGCAGTGTATCAAGCCCGTAAGCAAAAACGTTAAACAGTAATGCATTCGCACCAAGCGAGACTGCTTTTCTTGCTTTCTCTTTTAAATCAAACGTTCTGCCTGAAAGGTTTACTGCATATAACGTCCGGTGACCTGTACGTTCATATTCTTCATTCAGCACCTTCACACCTCGGCGGATCCGGTCTTCAAAAGGGGTGAGCGGATTATCAAATAAAATCTCATCATCCTTTACAAGATCAACCCCACCTGCAGCCTGGGCACGGAGCTGTTCTTCGAAAAGATCTGTTCCGCGGCCGATCATCCCCTTGAAAATACTCATCAGAAGCGGGCGGTCATGTACGCCAAGCTTGTTTCTAATTGAATCAATTCCAAACTGGGGACCGGGGAACTGCTGCTCAAGTGCTTCATCAAGCTCAATATCTACAAGCTTTACTTCACCATCAAGTGACAGCTTTCCAAAAATCGTTGTCAGGATCGCCGGAATATCAGCGCTGAAGTTTGCCGCAGGATACGCAATCTTAATCAGTCCCGCCTTGCGCTCACCGAGGTGAGCCGCTGCATCTGAAGGCGTTGTTTCACTGACAGAGACAACTTCACCCTTATGTTTTTTTAACTGCTCCTGATCAACCGCGGGTAGGTCCGTCCATGAACCGACCGTCAGCCCAAGCGCAATAGACTCAGCCTTTTTTTCCAAATTTCCTTTTGCATCATGTACAAGATAAGTCGCTGTGATTTTTGACATAAAAGACATCCTTTCAAAAACAGAAATAAAAAATCCGCTCCCAAAGAGGAAGCGGACATCAAAATGAACGTTCTTCCTCTTATCCTTCAGCTGTCGCTGTGAGAATTAGCACCTTGAATCAGCGTTAGCCGAAACAGGTTGCCGGGTTTCATCGGGCTCGTCCCTCCACCTGCTCTTTATAAGAGTTGTATAACGTATTCAGTTAGTTTTAAAATCATGTACCGAATTATGGCAGACATCTTCAAAAACGTCAAGCAGATTTTTCAGAAAATTATATTTTTGATTTTTGAATTTATGAGTATAAATTGTGATGTGCTTTATAAATTGGCGGGTGATTTACGCTGCAGGGGGACGCTTTCCGCGGCCGGGCGGTGAGCCAGCAGGCTTCGCCATTGCCTCATCTGTCCCTTCCTGCCGCAGCCCCTTACGCTTCAATCACCCGCTGTGCAGGTACTATGATTTTTTAACAAAGTAAAAATATGAGAGATAGTTGATCAACCAACTATATATTTTTCAAAGATAACTCAGCTGTTGACCGGAGTGGAGGGCGGCGACTCCGGGACGAATAGAGGGGAGCTGAGACCCCGGAAGCCGCAGGCTGAGGAGGCTCAGCAACCTCCGTCCGGAAAGCGTCCGCCTGAAACGCAGGTCAACAGCGGTTCCCGGAAGCCCCCAAAAAATAAATTTAAAAAACCCGTTGACAAACCGTCACTCTATTCCGTAAACTTGCAATTATGAAATCGCAATAAACCAAAAACATCCAACTACATATACCACTCTTATCGAGAGTTGGCTGAGGGAATTGGCCCTATGAAGCCCGGCAACCGGCCCCGCTGTATACATAACAGCAGGGACACGGTGCTACATCCAACAGACGTAATGGTCTGAGAGATAAGAGGTCGAATCAGTCTAATTCTGCCTCTTTCTATCTTAGAAAGGGGCTTTTTATTTTTCACTTTTATAAAAAGCAATTAGTGAATTTGCACAGCAGATGATTGGAGCGTAAGGCGGCGACTCCGGGACGATTAGTTGGAAGCTGAGACCCCGCAGGCGAAGCCGAGGAGGTCTAATGGAGCCACAAAACGGCTCATCCAGGAAAGCGTCCGCCTGAAGCGGAAATCATCTGCCGGCTTGAAGCAAACAAGGAGCGTGAAACAATGGGTAAGGCAGAACGGTTGAAAAAAGCACGGCCG
Coding sequences:
- a CDS encoding glycosyltransferase family 4 protein, which translates into the protein MRIAMITETFLPSTDGVVTRLCASIRWLRSEGHEVMVIAPDHGIKEYEGAIVAGIPAYNFFLYKEDRKFSFYSKKVKKYLKTFNPDIVHAVNPSFLGVTGIYYAKRLKLPLMASYHTHVPKYADYYNFSYLKPAMWTYFKTLHNRASLNLCTSNTVLGELREKGFRNVHLWKRGVDTKQFHPGFYSEEMRERLTGGKTDKTLLIFVSRLAAEKEIERVKPLLTQSDDYCLAIVGDGPNRETLEKEFAGTNTIFTGFMHGEELAQAYASSDVFVFPSTTETLGLVLMEAMASGLPVLAAKSGPTAEQVADGETGVLFDPADPAHILRAAAQLKIKEVRAKMGQRAHEEIQSVGWDESAAQLMDYYYETLSVHKESSKK
- a CDS encoding GtrA family protein, encoding MKRRGVKQFYSYSVIGITCALLDIGVLNGLLLLYPTHDPGLLTVYNTLAYTAAVLNSYIWNSRYTFNVNKNKKQFAGFITQAIISLFIANGVFIGGLWVIEQPDLLPQWLETNTAKGLSMLLSSLSSFFFMKWFVFRK
- a CDS encoding CAP domain-containing protein encodes the protein MRKLLLLIVIVLGLFLSKPMWEDQIPESVNLSAVSDLSDRASAAFEGGGIQNAWESLLESMTDFIIEIDEIIQDAPELSTENETIAVERPELSVPSEELFAVHNIELGQAKSDVEAAAGQASRSSMNEFGVNWHAYHEQYQNFFMVSYNEENNVNGLFTNQDLISSSLPLEMGSTRDEVRAELGEPLSSIQKGFVRYELQDDGEYDLFSFDGAYITVFYDQHENNTVTALQVVSEELEDQRDALYAEPSAELEEGFKYQLFDVTNAARVVHGLNTLEWDEAISETARKHSADMAENRFFSHDNLDGESPFDRMDADGIQYTVAGENLAYGQYSAIFAHEGLMNSLGHRENILKPDYGYLGVGVDFNTENQPFFTEKFFNN
- a CDS encoding ABC transporter ATP-binding protein; its protein translation is MKIEVQQLEKHYGRKQALKPFNLTIEPEKIIGLLGRNGAGKTTLLQMMAGHIKPSGGQVLINGEKPFNNRNALQHICLISEANNFKRKLKIREVLRTASRFYPNWSQGTADRLLKTFNLSPSQNAKGLSKGMESALSIIIGLASHTAITIFDEPYIGMDASARYKFYDILLEEYESHPRTFIISTHLIDEVSNLFEEIVLLKDGELLTHEPAEALMAKSLQVSGPAAQVDRFTEGKQILHSAEIMGQKSVLIFGDDLDPARAKTMGLSTERCSIQELMVHLTEKEEKMYV
- a CDS encoding GntR family transcriptional regulator, with the translated sequence MDYKLREDVPIFQQIAETIESGILEGSYSIGDRVPSTNEFAKFYQINPATAAKGINQLVEQEILFKKRGIGMFVGDQAREIILSKRKDRFYHDYIVPLKTEAEKLGISESELNTLLRKGDPK
- a CDS encoding 1,2-dihydroxy-3-keto-5-methylthiopentene dioxygenase, producing the protein MATITIRDTQEVIKGEEQVQAFLSDQGVLYEKWDTAKLPEALQGVTGLSDEDKETVLSVFDGEIRALAERRGYHNWDVISLNEQTPGLEDLLKKFEQVHTHTEDEVRAITAGSGIFIIKSEEKGYFDVNLAPGDVISVPVNTPHFFTLTDEREVVAVRLFIEKEGWVAHPFHDPAFEEAK
- a CDS encoding methylthioribulose 1-phosphate dehydratase, with translation MKTLDLKNRWQELADVKDALGARNWFPGTSGNLSIKVSDDPLEFLVTASGKDKYQRTDEDFLLVDQHSQPVEQTGLKPSAETLLHQKVYELTDAGCSLHIHTVSNNVISELYAEKGEITFQHQELIKAFNLWEEDAVLRVPIIENPAHIPDLANLLAERIEENIFGVLIRNHGITVWGRNAFEAKKHLEAFEFLFETHLALRLQTQGGRS
- a CDS encoding 2-hydroxy-3-keto-5-methylthiopentenyl-1-phosphate phosphatase, with the translated sequence MPSVIFCDFDGTITKSDNIISIMQHFDPPGWEPIKDQILSREISIREGVGKMFATLPSSLKEEIIQYVVETAEIRDGFGDFVSYTRKENVPLNIVSGGIDFFVKPMLKPYNLENQLYCNGSDFSGNTIQITWPHTCDKHCSNDCGCCKPSIIRELTDEPVQKIVIGDSVTDLEAAKLADLVFVCGDYLEEKCRELNLPYKRFTHFDEVVTYLEQSKEVVHR
- a CDS encoding 2,3-diketo-5-methylthiopentyl-1-phosphate enolase: MSKITATYLVHDAKGNLEKKAESIALGLTVGSWTDLPAVDQEQLKKHKGEVVSVSETTPSDAAAHLGERKAGLIKIAYPAANFSADIPAILTTIFGKLSLDGEVKLVDIELDEALEQQFPGPQFGIDSIRNKLGVHDRPLLMSIFKGMIGRGTDLFEEQLRAQAAGGVDLVKDDEILFDNPLTPFEDRIRRGVKVLNEEYERTGHRTLYAVNLSGRTFDLKEKARKAVSLGANALLFNVFAYGLDTLQSLAEDPYIDVPIMAHPAVSGAFTASPLYGISNQVLLGKLLRLAGADFVLFPSPYGSVAMEKSETFAIRDALTSDSRLKRAFPVPSAGIHPGLVPQLIEDFGKDSIINAGGGIHGHPGGAAAGAKAFRDAIAEVQAGGTLEDAAAKSAELEKALALWG